The Henckelia pumila isolate YLH828 chromosome 2, ASM3356847v2, whole genome shotgun sequence genome includes a window with the following:
- the LOC140877431 gene encoding uncharacterized protein isoform X1, with the protein MAESGKDVKAPNLFDRMKEEMEAAFQSDKHHYKETHGLNYGIDENTSMSDVKAPNVFERAKEEFEALAEAIHPKTGSKSQHSPLNDETRHCDADDDSKCQVVVLRSEKTKEDTESLKHAEKSAHHHHKETHGRSDDIDENTPVSQVKGPNVFERAKEEIEALIQTIHPKRDTGNAVSTPKKEGGLPISLGRGLEKLCSPRSRKKDE; encoded by the exons ATGGCTGAATCAG GAAAAGATGTGAAAGCACCCAATTTATTCGATAGGATGAAAGAAGAGATGGAGGCGGCTTTTCAAAGTGACAAACATCATTATAAGGAAACTCATGGATTGAATTATGGCATTGATGAGAATACATCTATGAGTGATGTTAAGGCTCCAAATGTATTTGAAAGAGCCAAGGAGGAATTTGAGGCTCTTGCAGAAGCAATTCATCCAAAGACGGGATCGAAAAGTCAGCATTCGCCCTTGAATGATGAAACTAG GCACTGCGATGCAGATGATGATTCGAAATGCCAGGTCGTAGTGTTGCGTTCAG AGAAAACCAAAGAAGATACTGAATCACTAAAGCACGCAGAGAAATCAGCGCACCACCATCACAAAGAAACTCATGGCCGGAGTGATGATATTGATGAGAATACCCCCGTCAGTCAAGTCAAAGGTCCAAATGTGTTTGAACGAGCAAAGGAGGAAATCGAGGCCCTTATTCAGACAATCCATCCTAAAAGGGATACAGGGAATGCTGTTTCCACACCAAAGAAAGAAGGTGGATTACCAATATCTTTAGGAAGAGGGTTGGAAAAGTTATGCTCTCCTCGAAGTCGTAAGAAGGATGAATAA
- the LOC140877431 gene encoding uncharacterized protein isoform X2, with amino-acid sequence MKEEMEAAFQSDKHHYKETHGLNYGIDENTSMSDVKAPNVFERAKEEFEALAEAIHPKTGSKSQHSPLNDETRHCDADDDSKCQVVVLRSEKTKEDTESLKHAEKSAHHHHKETHGRSDDIDENTPVSQVKGPNVFERAKEEIEALIQTIHPKRDTGNAVSTPKKEGGLPISLGRGLEKLCSPRSRKKDE; translated from the exons ATGAAAGAAGAGATGGAGGCGGCTTTTCAAAGTGACAAACATCATTATAAGGAAACTCATGGATTGAATTATGGCATTGATGAGAATACATCTATGAGTGATGTTAAGGCTCCAAATGTATTTGAAAGAGCCAAGGAGGAATTTGAGGCTCTTGCAGAAGCAATTCATCCAAAGACGGGATCGAAAAGTCAGCATTCGCCCTTGAATGATGAAACTAG GCACTGCGATGCAGATGATGATTCGAAATGCCAGGTCGTAGTGTTGCGTTCAG AGAAAACCAAAGAAGATACTGAATCACTAAAGCACGCAGAGAAATCAGCGCACCACCATCACAAAGAAACTCATGGCCGGAGTGATGATATTGATGAGAATACCCCCGTCAGTCAAGTCAAAGGTCCAAATGTGTTTGAACGAGCAAAGGAGGAAATCGAGGCCCTTATTCAGACAATCCATCCTAAAAGGGATACAGGGAATGCTGTTTCCACACCAAAGAAAGAAGGTGGATTACCAATATCTTTAGGAAGAGGGTTGGAAAAGTTATGCTCTCCTCGAAGTCGTAAGAAGGATGAATAA
- the LOC140877429 gene encoding heat stress transcription factor A-7b-like isoform X2 yields MQAVKAEQFLSLEEDANNHRGGGHLWAEEMPKPMEGLRESGPPPFLTKTFDMVNDPKTDSIIAWSCTRASFIVRDPHKFSTDLLPKYFKHNNFSSFVRQLNTYRFRKIDSDRWEFANEAFQQGKKHLLKYIKRRKHNSQMMHQQGALQNSLDSAKHGVEAELEKLRTNQKALRTEILMLRQQQENDHKYLSAVEHHLRLTEKKKKHLIFFLIKSLEKNTISLHNFFEKIKKRKLSDAGFVKKQRMGSYGLCEGSLLESMKTIDADDIIELSLEDRRLQVEPDEARIQSEIQMLHSSNKSCRPLMEEHKFEKLSQTNVSELCSDNFIMWEKLIEDNIIYGEEEGEEWAKQQNDIVQELEKFNCEVTDIQRGTNERCHWSF; encoded by the exons ATGCAGGCTGTCAAAGCAGAGCAATTTCTGAGCCTGGAAGAAGATGCTAATAATCATCGCGGCGGCGGTCACTTATGGGCGGAGGAGATGCCGAAGCCGATGGAGGGACTCCGAGAATCTGGGCCGCCGCCGTTTTTAACGAAGACGTTCGATATGGTCAATGATCCCAAGACCGACTCCATAATAGCATGGAGCTGCACAAGGGCTAGTTTCATAGTTCGGGATCCTCATAAGTTCTCCACTGATTTGCTCCCTAAATACTTTAAGCACAATAATTTTTCTAGCTTTGTTCGTCAGCTTAATACCTAC AGATTTAGAAAGATTGATTCGGACAGATGGGAATTTGCCAACGAAGCCTTTCAGCAAGGCAAGAAGCATTTGCTGAAGTACATCAAAAGAAGGaagcacaattctcaaatgaTGCATCAACAAGGAGCACTTCAAAATTCATTGGATTCCGCCAAGCATGGAGTGGAGGCGGAGCTGGAGAAACTTAGGACTAACCAAAAAGCACTGAGAACAGAAATCTTGATGTTGAGACAGCAACAAGAAAATGATCACAAATATTTGTCCGCTGTCGAGCATCATCTGCGCCTCACTGAGAAGAAGAAAAAACACTTGATCTTTTTCTTGATCAAGTCACTGGAGAAGAACACAATATCCCTGCATAATTTctttgagaaaataaagaaaagaaaactgagCGATGCAGGATTCGTCAAGAAGCAAAGGATGGGTTCTTATGGCTTATGTGAAGGTAGCTTACTTGAAAGCATGAAAACGATTGATGCTGATGATATAATCGAACTTAGTCTTGAAGATAGAAGgcttcaagttgaaccagacgAGGCGAGGATTCAATCAGAAATACAGATGCTACACTCTTCTAATAAATCATGCCGCCCTTTAATGGAGGAGCACAAGTTTGAAAAATTATCTCAAACAAATGTTTCAGAGCTTTGCTCTGACAATTTCATCATGTGGGAGAAACTAATAGAAGACAACATAATTTATGGggaagaagaaggagaagaatgGGCCAAGCAGCAAAATGATATTGTTCAAGAATTAGAGAAATTTAATTGTGAAGTCACTGATATTCAAAG GGGGACAAATGAGAGATGCCACTGGAGTTTCTGA
- the LOC140877429 gene encoding heat stress transcription factor A-7b-like isoform X1, which yields MQAVKAEQFLSLEEDANNHRGGGHLWAEEMPKPMEGLRESGPPPFLTKTFDMVNDPKTDSIIAWSCTRASFIVRDPHKFSTDLLPKYFKHNNFSSFVRQLNTYRFRKIDSDRWEFANEAFQQGKKHLLKYIKRRKHNSQMMHQQGALQNSLDSAKHGVEAELEKLRTNQKALRTEILMLRQQQENDHKYLSAVEHHLRLTEKKKKHLIFFLIKSLEKNTISLHNFFEKIKKRKLSDAGFVKKQRMGSYGLCEGSLLESMKTIDADDIIELSLEDRRLQVEPDEARIQSEIQMLHSSNKSCRPLMEEHKFEKLSQTNVSELCSDNFIMWEKLIEDNIIYGEEEGEEWAKQQNDIVQELEKFNCEVTDIQRFDFVHPPSQEYLSFYTTPHFSSVMQGDK from the exons ATGCAGGCTGTCAAAGCAGAGCAATTTCTGAGCCTGGAAGAAGATGCTAATAATCATCGCGGCGGCGGTCACTTATGGGCGGAGGAGATGCCGAAGCCGATGGAGGGACTCCGAGAATCTGGGCCGCCGCCGTTTTTAACGAAGACGTTCGATATGGTCAATGATCCCAAGACCGACTCCATAATAGCATGGAGCTGCACAAGGGCTAGTTTCATAGTTCGGGATCCTCATAAGTTCTCCACTGATTTGCTCCCTAAATACTTTAAGCACAATAATTTTTCTAGCTTTGTTCGTCAGCTTAATACCTAC AGATTTAGAAAGATTGATTCGGACAGATGGGAATTTGCCAACGAAGCCTTTCAGCAAGGCAAGAAGCATTTGCTGAAGTACATCAAAAGAAGGaagcacaattctcaaatgaTGCATCAACAAGGAGCACTTCAAAATTCATTGGATTCCGCCAAGCATGGAGTGGAGGCGGAGCTGGAGAAACTTAGGACTAACCAAAAAGCACTGAGAACAGAAATCTTGATGTTGAGACAGCAACAAGAAAATGATCACAAATATTTGTCCGCTGTCGAGCATCATCTGCGCCTCACTGAGAAGAAGAAAAAACACTTGATCTTTTTCTTGATCAAGTCACTGGAGAAGAACACAATATCCCTGCATAATTTctttgagaaaataaagaaaagaaaactgagCGATGCAGGATTCGTCAAGAAGCAAAGGATGGGTTCTTATGGCTTATGTGAAGGTAGCTTACTTGAAAGCATGAAAACGATTGATGCTGATGATATAATCGAACTTAGTCTTGAAGATAGAAGgcttcaagttgaaccagacgAGGCGAGGATTCAATCAGAAATACAGATGCTACACTCTTCTAATAAATCATGCCGCCCTTTAATGGAGGAGCACAAGTTTGAAAAATTATCTCAAACAAATGTTTCAGAGCTTTGCTCTGACAATTTCATCATGTGGGAGAAACTAATAGAAGACAACATAATTTATGGggaagaagaaggagaagaatgGGCCAAGCAGCAAAATGATATTGTTCAAGAATTAGAGAAATTTAATTGTGAAGTCACTGATATTCAAAGGTTTGATTTTGTCCATCCCCCGTCTCAAGAATATCTCTCCTTTTACACCACTCCTCATTTCTCGAGTGTGATGCAGGGGGACAAATGA